In Bradyrhizobium sp. CCBAU 051011, the following are encoded in one genomic region:
- a CDS encoding CPBP family intramembrane glutamic endopeptidase, whose translation MFGVPIVTHWLTHVTGGHSQQVRIDLNDAHSVAIVIFLFVVTTPVSEEILYRGLLVAWLRRHGWKDFTICYWAA comes from the coding sequence ATGTTCGGCGTTCCCATCGTGACACATTGGCTAACTCACGTAACTGGTGGCCACAGTCAGCAAGTTCGCATCGATCTCAATGATGCGCATTCAGTCGCGATAGTCATTTTTCTGTTCGTGGTTACAACGCCGGTGAGCGAGGAAATTCTCTATCGCGGGTTATTGGTGGCTTGGCTTCGTCGGCATGGCTGGAAGGACTTCACCATTTGCTATTGGGCAGCCTGA
- a CDS encoding Crp/Fnr family transcriptional regulator, with protein sequence MPNKANQAIFDPKEFLAQVGEGKTILEFRKDEIVFAQGDVASAVFYIQKGQVKVVVISEQGKEAVVGILGPGQFFGEGCMNGHSLRIATATAMEECLVTAITKTAMLQALHDQPKFSELFMAYLLTRNSRIEEDLIDQLFNSSEKRLARLLLLLANFGKEGSPQPITPNISQETLAEMIGTTRSRVSFFMNRFRKLGFISYNGKIEVNSSLLTAVLYDKPEIKHEP encoded by the coding sequence ATGCCAAACAAAGCCAACCAAGCAATATTTGATCCCAAGGAGTTTCTCGCCCAAGTGGGCGAAGGGAAGACCATCCTTGAATTTCGCAAGGATGAGATTGTGTTCGCGCAAGGCGACGTGGCGAGCGCAGTCTTCTATATTCAAAAAGGCCAGGTCAAGGTGGTTGTCATATCCGAGCAAGGTAAGGAAGCTGTGGTCGGCATTTTGGGGCCCGGCCAGTTCTTTGGCGAAGGCTGCATGAACGGCCATTCGCTGCGTATCGCGACGGCGACAGCGATGGAGGAGTGCCTGGTCACCGCGATAACGAAGACGGCCATGCTCCAGGCGCTTCACGATCAGCCGAAATTTTCCGAGCTATTCATGGCCTATCTGCTGACCCGCAACAGCCGGATTGAAGAGGATCTGATCGACCAGCTCTTCAACTCCAGTGAAAAGCGGTTGGCGCGCCTGCTGCTCCTGCTGGCGAATTTCGGCAAGGAGGGCAGCCCTCAACCGATCACTCCAAATATCAGTCAGGAAACATTGGCCGAAATGATTGGGACGACGCGGTCCCGCGTCAGCTTCTTCATGAACAGATTCCGCAAGCTTGGCTTCATTAGTTACAACGGAAAAATCGAGGTCAACAGCTCATTGCTGACTGCGGTCTTGTACGACAAGCCCGAGATCAAGCACGAGCCGTAA
- a CDS encoding phasin family protein — MSNANQNNANRNLSQLQDDSREQINAAAASMTSFPGGFHAIATAYSDYTKKSFEDTRAFVEKLSGAKSVDKAIEIQTEFAKSAFETFMAESQKIGALYRDLATQSYKPFSDLLAKMTPTNR; from the coding sequence ATGTCTAATGCCAATCAGAATAACGCAAATCGGAATTTATCGCAGCTGCAGGATGATAGTAGAGAACAGATCAATGCCGCTGCTGCGTCGATGACTTCCTTCCCGGGCGGCTTTCACGCGATTGCCACAGCTTACAGCGACTACACCAAGAAATCGTTTGAAGACACCAGGGCGTTTGTCGAGAAGCTCTCAGGCGCGAAGTCGGTCGACAAGGCGATTGAAATTCAAACCGAATTCGCAAAGTCGGCTTTCGAGACGTTCATGGCCGAGTCGCAGAAGATTGGCGCATTGTATCGCGATCTTGCTACGCAGTCCTACAAACCATTCAGTGATTTGCTCGCCAAGATGACCCCGACAAATCGATAA